A stretch of the Vigna radiata var. radiata cultivar VC1973A chromosome 7, Vradiata_ver6, whole genome shotgun sequence genome encodes the following:
- the LOC106766492 gene encoding beta-1,3-galactosyltransferase 6 has product MAFSFVKLENTMGSKSSKPNRGRFVCSCFTVIFFLCLFAAINEVRFSSLLRLGRCALSNETAPTENQSEDLRILISVLTLPDQYLRRHFLRLVYGTQTWEGAKVDVKFVFCNLTKEDQKVMVAMEIMLHDDIIILNCTENMNRGKTSTFFRSLPEMFNDTSGVGPYPPYHYVMKADDDTYVRINSLVGSLRPLPREDLYYGFVIPCGSMDPFKHYMSGMGFVVSWDIVEWIYGSDIPKKHVEGPEDKVFGDWMRWARRGKNRYNAKWSMYNYPDPPSVCSHELWNDTIAVHLLKNQEKWIRTLSFFNHTHSLKPSKLYHIP; this is encoded by the coding sequence ATGGCATTTTCTTTTGTGAAGCTTGAAAACACAATGGGTTCCAAGTCCTCAAAGCCCAACCGGGGGCGATTCGTCTGCTCTTGTTTCACggtcatcttcttcctctgcttGTTCGCAGCAATTAACGAAGTTCGATTCAGTAGCTTACTGAGGTTGGGTCGATGTGCTCTCTCAAACGAAACTGCACCCACAGAAAACCAATCAGAAGACCTTAGAATCCTGATATCCGTTCTGACCCTCCCCGACCAGTACCTACGACGACACTTCCTGCGCCTCGTGTACGGCACACAAACCTGGGAGGGCGCGAAAGTGGATGTGAAGTTCGTGTTCTGCAATCTCACAAAAGAGGACCAGAAAGTGATGGTGGCGATGGAGATCATGCTTCACGACGACATCATCATCCTGAACTGCACCGAGAACATGAACAGGGGCAAAACGTCGACGTTCTTCAGGAGCCTGCCGGAGATGTTCAACGACACGAGCGGTGTGGGGCCCTACCCTCCCTACCACTACGTGATGAAAGCGGATGATGACACGTACGTGAGAATTAACAGTTTGGTGGGGTCGTTGAGGCCGTTGCCGAGGGAGGATTTATACTATGGGTTCGTGATACCCTGTGGTAGCATGGACCCCTTCAAACACTACATGTCTGGGATGGGGTTTGTGGTGTCCTGGGACATCGTGGAGTGGATCTACGGCTCTGATATTCCGAAGAAACACGTGGAGGGCCCAGAGGATAAGGTGTTTGGAGATTGGATGCGATGGGCTAGGCGTGGAAAGAATAGGTACAATGCTAAGTGGTCTATGTACAACTACCCTGATCCACCCTCCGTTTGTAGCCACGAGCTTTGGAATGACACTATTGCAGTTCATTTGTTGAAGAATCAAGAGAAGTGGATTCGGACTCTCTCCTTTTTCAATCACACCCATTCTTTGAAGCCATCCAAGTTATATCATATACCTTAG